The Dietzia sp. ANT_WB102 region CATCCTGCCCCGGCCCTGGCGCCTGTTCGGACTGCTCGGCCGCTGCCTGCGCTTCAGCCGCGCCGGTCTCGTCGTCGTCGCCCCCGGCGCCGCAGCCCGCGACCACCAGTACGGCTCCCACGGCGGCGACGGCCGCCCGCCACGTTCTTGTGCGCACTCGATCTCCTCACGTTGTTCGTGTGCGTGAAGACGCCGACGGTACACATCCGAGATAGGCGGGAGCTGTGCACCGGACACGGTCGGGTGCGGGCGGTGCACCGAAGCACACCGCCCGCCCCCGCCTCAGCCTCAGCCTCATCAGAACCGGAGGATCGCGCCCTCCGCCACGTCCTGCGGCAGCGTGTCGACCACCACTACGGAACCGGACGTGGCCAGCACGTGACCGACGGCGGCGTCCAGATCGTCAGGGCCGTGATCGGCAGTGCACCGGCGGCGCGTCAGCAGCAGGGTGTCGACGCGCCCCTCGCGGGCGCTGTGCAGGATGTCCGAGCCGCCGCCGGCAAGCGCGCGGCCAGCACCGAGCGCGTCGCCGAAGCGGTCCGCGTCTGCGTCCGCCTTCTGCTTCATCTCCGGCTGGACCACTGCCCACGCGCGCTCGTGCAGCTCAGCCGGTGAAAGGGCGTCGGGGTTGCCAGCCGCGACACCGTCCACGAGGTTGCCGTGCTGCAGGCTGTCACGAATCGGTGCGTGGTACTCGGACACGGAGGCCAGCACGACGGGGCGGCGGTCGTTGGGGTCCAACACCTCGTCGAGCCCTTGGGAGACCTGCCGTAGGAACTTCTTCAGTTGGACGTCGCCCACCTCGGCGCCGGTGCCGTGGGTGTGGAGCACGCCTCCGCCGACGCTGCGCGAGACCGAGCCGGAGGCCGGGCCTGGGCTGAACTGTTGCTGCGAGGGAGGCAGGTCCTCCCCGGGCATGTCATCCATCGAGGACGGGATCGACCCGAGCTCCAGTTCGCGGATGGTGGCGGCGGTCCCCTCGAAGAGGCGCACCTTGTTCTGGCTCACCGCCAGCACCACGAACTCACCGTCGCCGACCGCAGCGGGCACGATGGGCCGGACGGCGAACCTGTCGCTGACGTGGACCGCCTCCGGGAAGTCCTTTGCCACGCGGTATGCGCGCCAGAATCCCTTGGAGGCGTACAGCGCCAAGCCGTCGGCGAGGTGCTGCCAGTAGGCGTCGTCTTCGAGCAGCGCGACCAGTGGGCCGAGGATCTCGTCGGACTCCTCCTGCGCTGCGCCGTGCGCCTTGAGCTGCGCCTCGGCTTCCTTGATGAGCGCCTTGGCGCGGATGGGATTCTCGCGCACCTCGGCGCCGCCGCGGGCGGTGGGCATGAATATGGACACCGACCTGCCGGTGGCGGTTCCCAGCTCGGCGAGATCGGTCGTAGGGATCGGATCGACTTCTGCGGTACGGGTGACATCAGCCATGACCTGACGTTACTGATATCGGCGCGAGTTGGCGAGGATGTGACCGGGTTGTTGTGGCGCCGTGACCTTCCGGCCCCGGTGGCCGGCGCGCGGTCGCGTGAGCATGTCGGCCGGCGCGGATATCATCGCGGAAGTGACCGATGAGCTCCAGACAACCGCGTCCGCGACGACACGGCCGGTGAGCACCGCCCGGGTCCTCACGACCCTGATGGTCCCCATGTTCATGGCGCTGCTCGCGCTGTCGGTGATCAACGTGGCGCTGCCGGTGATCGGCACCGCCCTCGATTCGGATTCTCGGGGCCTGCAGTGGGTGGTGTCCGGGTACGCGCTGGCGTTCGGGCTCCTGCTCGTGCCGTCGGGCCGGATGGGTGACGCGACCGGCCGCAAGCGCCTGTTCCTGGCGGGCGTGGCGGTGTTCGTCGGCGGTGCTGTGGTCGCGGGGTTTGCGCAGTCGATCGAGATGCTCAACCTGGCGCGCCTGATCCAGGGCGTCGGCTCCGGGATGCTCAACCCGCAGACGTTCGGCCTCATCCAGAAGTATTTCCGCGGCGAGGCACGGGCACGGGCGTTCGCCACGCTGGCCACGACGGTCTCCATCGCCACCGCGTCCGGGCCGCTCGTGGGCGGCCTGCTCATCGAGGCCCTCGGCGACGACCTCGGCTGGCGGGCGATGTTCCTGGTCAACGTCCCGCTGGGCGTGGTAGCGATGGTGCTGGGGCAGCGGTGGTTGCCGGACGACCGCCGCCTCCCGCCCGGCAACGAGGGGCCGGATGTGGGCGGGTCCGCCGCGCGTGCCGGCGACATGGCGCGACTCCTCGCGGAGCGGGGTGACGACACCGATCGTGACCGCAGTGGGGTGTACGACGACGGGGCCGGCCGCGCCTCCCGGCTCACCGCTGCGGTGAACGCGGCCCTGCCGAAGCCGACCCGGGGGAACCGGCGGGCCCGACTGGACCTCGACCCCGTCGGCATCATCCTGCTCGGCGTGGCGGTGCTGTCTCTGATGCTCCCGTTCCTGACCCGTGGTGGGAGCCTCGCCTACTGGGCGCTGGTGCCGGTCGGGCTGGGTGTCCTGGCCGTGTTCGTGTGGTGGGAGCGACGGTACGAGCGAATCGGACGTCCGCCGCTGGTCAACCCCGACATCTTCCGCGATCCGGCGTTTCGCAACGGCATGATCATCGTGTCGATCTATTTCGTGGGCGGCACGAGCCTGTGGATCGTCATGCCGATGTACCTGCAGTTCCACCTGGGCTACGCGCCCGTCAACTCGGCGCTCGTCAGCCTGCCCGCCTCGATCATGGCTGCCATCTCGGCGCAGGTGGCGGGGCGGTTCGTGCTCCAGCTCGGGCGACGGATGGTCATCGCCGGCTTCTGCCTCACCATTACCGCGTTACTCGCGTTCATCCTGCTCGCGGGCGTCGTGGAATCGGGCGCGGTGAGCTATCTGATCTTCATGGTCCCCGCCACCCTCATGGGCACCGCGCAGG contains the following coding sequences:
- a CDS encoding MFS transporter — translated: MTDELQTTASATTRPVSTARVLTTLMVPMFMALLALSVINVALPVIGTALDSDSRGLQWVVSGYALAFGLLLVPSGRMGDATGRKRLFLAGVAVFVGGAVVAGFAQSIEMLNLARLIQGVGSGMLNPQTFGLIQKYFRGEARARAFATLATTVSIATASGPLVGGLLIEALGDDLGWRAMFLVNVPLGVVAMVLGQRWLPDDRRLPPGNEGPDVGGSAARAGDMARLLAERGDDTDRDRSGVYDDGAGRASRLTAAVNAALPKPTRGNRRARLDLDPVGIILLGVAVLSLMLPFLTRGGSLAYWALVPVGLGVLAVFVWWERRYERIGRPPLVNPDIFRDPAFRNGMIIVSIYFVGGTSLWIVMPMYLQFHLGYAPVNSALVSLPASIMAAISAQVAGRFVLQLGRRMVIAGFCLTITALLAFILLAGVVESGAVSYLIFMVPATLMGTAQGMTISPNQTLTLRAVDPAYGGVAGSIISLGQRMGTAVGTAIVPGVLFWIVETQDDWLLAFRVALGLIATLASGALAFSIVDRRREKRC